One window of Pseudomonas sp. ML2-2023-3 genomic DNA carries:
- a CDS encoding AlgP family protein gives MSANKKPVNTPLHLLQQLSGSLLEHLENACSQALADAEKLLAKLEKQRGKAQEKLHKSRAKLQDAANAGKSKAQAKAKSGVKELEQLLDSLKDRQTETRTYILQLKRDAQESLKLAQGIGRVKEAVGKALSTRDAKPASAAKKPAAKAVAKAPVKAAAKVATKPAAKPVAARTAKPAPKTAAAKPAAKPVAAKTAAAKPAAKPAAAKPVAAKAPAKAAVKAPVKVAAKPVAKTAAAKPAAAAKPAAAKPAVKAAAKPAVKKPVAAKPAAKPAATPAKPAVAPVAATTAVAATPTPASAANSATTPSSAS, from the coding sequence ATGTCGGCCAATAAGAAGCCCGTTAATACGCCGTTGCACTTGCTCCAACAGCTCTCAGGCAGTCTGCTTGAGCATTTGGAAAACGCTTGTTCCCAAGCGTTGGCTGATGCTGAGAAATTGCTCGCCAAGCTTGAAAAGCAGCGCGGCAAAGCGCAGGAAAAACTGCACAAGTCCCGCGCCAAACTGCAGGATGCCGCCAATGCTGGCAAATCCAAGGCTCAAGCCAAAGCCAAGTCGGGCGTCAAAGAGCTTGAGCAACTGCTCGATTCGCTCAAGGATCGTCAAACCGAAACGCGCACCTATATCCTGCAACTCAAGCGCGATGCCCAAGAAAGCCTGAAGTTGGCCCAAGGCATTGGCCGGGTCAAAGAGGCGGTAGGCAAAGCGTTGTCTACGCGTGATGCCAAGCCCGCGTCAGCTGCGAAAAAACCTGCTGCCAAGGCAGTCGCTAAAGCCCCGGTCAAGGCTGCTGCCAAAGTGGCCACCAAGCCTGCGGCCAAACCGGTTGCCGCTCGCACGGCCAAACCTGCGCCAAAAACTGCAGCCGCCAAGCCAGCAGCTAAACCCGTAGCCGCTAAAACAGCTGCCGCCAAACCGGCAGCCAAGCCCGCAGCGGCTAAACCGGTTGCCGCCAAAGCGCCAGCCAAGGCTGCAGTTAAAGCGCCTGTGAAAGTGGCTGCCAAGCCCGTGGCTAAAACAGCGGCTGCCAAACCTGCTGCTGCCGCCAAGCCTGCCGCTGCCAAGCCTGCAGTAAAAGCCGCTGCAAAACCGGCTGTTAAAAAGCCCGTAGCGGCCAAGCCGGCAGCCAAGCCTGCTGCTACCCCCGCCAAGCCTGCTGTAGCGCCCGTTGCCGCTACGACGGCTGTTGCTGCAACGCCAACCCCGGCATCCGCAGCAAACTCGGCTACCACCCCCTCCAGCGCTTCTTAA